A stretch of DNA from Nitrospira sp. KM1:
TTTTTCGAAGAACGACTTGGGCTTTGGGAATGCTCCCCAGGGACTGCCGCTGTTCTGCTCAATCCGAATAGTCGTCACGATCGTACGAAGAAAGCTGCGCATCTCGTGATTGGAGTCGGCTGTAGGCTCTATATCGCTGTCGCGAATAAAGCGGAGCGCATGCATTAGTGTAGGTCGCTGTGTCTTTGCGCTTGCCTGTGTGAACGAGCACCACTCGGCGCTATTCCAGAACCACAACGGAACTTTCAACGCCCTTTCGCCTTCAGCAGGATTCACCTTGAAGATTCTCGCCTTGGCCGAGTCGGCGGCGGCGAAGGCTCGTGAATATTCGCCGTTCGGGTCGAGGACGATGAACCGGGCATTTGGCTGACCTTGTTGGCGAATCGCATGCGCCTCTTCGAGGCCCCAGCGAATCAACCCGGCAACCGAACAGGATTTCCCGCTCCCGGTGTTTCCGAGGACGGCTAGGTGCCGCCCGAACAAGCGGTTCGGATCGACGCGTACCTCAGCATCACCGGCAAGAGGGCTTGTCCCAATCTTGACGCGCCGACGCTCGCCGGACTCGACAATTGAGCGAAGCTGTAACTCGGTTGGGAGCATGACCGCAGCGCCAATCGATGGCAGCGCATCGGCGCCGCGCGTGAATACGTAACCCCTCTCTTTACCAGTCTTCTCTGGTCGAACGCGTAAGGTGCCGAGCGGGTTGAGCCGTAGCCTGCGTGATGGAAAGGGTAGATCCACGAGGCCAAAGTCCTGCATTCCGCGCCGTTTGGGGAATGCCGACCGTTCCACGGTCAACCATTCAACCTGGCCGACCAATAACCCTTCATCTACAGAGATCAGCAGATAGCCGTTTACTCGGGGGAAGGGTCGGGGTGCTCCGGCGTTGAGCGCTACCGACCCGGGCGCCTCAATGTCGAGAGCGACCTTGATCTCGTCAGGCGAGACGAAATCGACAGTGCCGATCAAGAGGCTCCCTGCCTGCTCGAAGGGCGCTTGGCTCACGACACTGAACCTCCACCATCAGGCACGGCTTCGCTAACAGTGTCGTGTTGGGCTTGCTGCGTGCCCCACCTGGCTTTCAGCAACTCCGCCATGCGGAACGTGGTGCGGTCGATGGCCGGTTTCGGCAGGTAGTGTTCGACGAGAATCGCGAGGTTACCGAGATGATCTCCAAGCAACAGCGTGATTTGAGCATGTCTCCTCAACTTCTCATACGTGCGCATAATTCGGCCGAGGGGGTCGCCGTAGGCGATGATTACGAGATGTGCCGACGGAATCGTCAGCATGTCCTCGATGACCCGGTTGATGTGGTCGTCGCCGAAGCTATAGCCATAGCAGACCAAGGTGCTGTTGGGACGACAAATCCCTGCGGCGAAGTCGCGGAACAGTTCGACATACGGATGCGAGGCCGTCTCCCGGTCCTTAGCGGCATTCGGATAGATCATGAACCGCATTGCATCAGCGCCGTTAAGTCCCGGAGCGTTGAGATAAGGCGCGGCATCCTCCGCGCCAAACGGCAGTCCGATCCGCCGGATGGTGCGTTCCACATCCACCCAATCGACCGATCCATGTAGCTTCGTGAACCGTGCCACGCCTTCAAGATAGCGCGGTTCGCCTCGGATGCCGGGCGGGTTGTAATGCAAATCGATATCCAGGCGCGACGCCCGGAATAGCGGCGCAAGGGTTCCGACGAAGCGGTCAATCAGCCGAAGCCCAGCCACATCTGCACCGGCTTCAATATAACGGTCGTAGTTCGTCGTGAATAGATTCAGACGATCTCTCGTGCCAGATCGGCTGGCGAAGCTCATCAGAAAGCTGACGAGGTAGTTAAACGCCTCCTCTCGCTTCACCGTAGCCGTTGCTGCCAGGCTCCGCTCCGCCTTGAGGATCGAATTAGCAAACGAGGCAAGGGCGCTTTTCAGGTCCTTCCGCAGCCCTTCGACCTGCTCCTGTTCATGGGAATCTCCTGCCTTGGTTGACGCGACGATCTCGAGGCCCCGCAAAAGCTCGTTGGCCGCACGGATCTGGTCCTCAAAGTTGCCACTGTTCCGCCCTGCCATCGTAGCGACGCGTTTTGCATCCTCCGTGATTTCCGCGGACAGCACGTCGAACTTGACAGCGGTCATACCAGGTAACTCCGCCTCTGTCGCGAGTCCGTGAATGGCGTGAGTCAACCCGGAGCCGAGAAGCAAAGACAGGTGCTCAGACTGGACGAGGGCCGTCAGCCAAGGTTCGATGCGCGGTCGTAATTTCTCTGGACCAAAGGTCTCATCGGCCTTCGCCCAGGAGCAGGGGGTGTCAGGAGATACTTTGAAGGCTTTGCTAGGTTCCGTTGTGGTTGCATCGTACCTGATGAAGATTGGAGCAGGGTCATCGCGAGTCTTGAGAATCTGCCCTTGAGCCCTGATGTGTTGCTGAACTTGCTCCGGCATCATTAGTGGCCACCTCCGACAATCTCCCCCAATAACCCCTCTGTCACCTTCTCCAGCGCCAGGATATCCGCCCGAATCTCCTCCAGCGTGCGTAGCGGCTGCGGCTTGTAGAAGTAACGCGTGAAGCTAATCTCGTAGCCGATTTTGATACTCTCCGGGTCGTACCATGCGTCCGGTACGTGGGGGAGCACCTCTCTACGGATGAACGCTTCGATACCGCCTTTTTCCAATAATGGAATTTGCTCTGTGTCACGCAGTTCGGTATCGGGCTCGTATTCCACCACAACGGATTTGCCGCTGATCGTTGCCTCAAACAAGCCGAACAATGGATCGGACTTCGCCCCTTTCTTATGGATCGTTTTGATCACCGGCTGGGCCTTCTCATCCCGCTCGCCCGTCTCCTTGAGCGCTTTGATCTCTTTGGGACTGTACACTTTGCCGGAATCAATTCCCTTGAGCCGCAGCGGCCGCTCGACCGTCACTTTCCAATAGCCGAATGCCTCGTTGCGAAATATCTTCGACTGCTCGGTCTCTTTGAAATCAAGAAATGTCCGACAGATGCGCTGGATGTCGTCGTCCGACAGCTCACAGTTCTTCTTGCCCAGGTTCTTGCGCAGCGGCTTGAACCACTGTGTGGCGTCGATGAGTTGGGTTTTGCCTTTACGATGATCCGGTTTCCGGTTGGTGAGAACCCAGACATAGGTGGCGATGTCGGTGTTGTAGAACATGTTCAACGGCAGGGCAACGATGGCTTCCAGCCAATCGTTTTCGATGATCCAGCGACGAATGTTGCTTTCGCCTTGGCCGGCATCGCCGGTGAAGAGCGATGAGCCGTTGTGTACTTCGGCAATCCGGCTGCCGAGTTTGGTCCTGTGCTTTATCTTGGACAGCATGTTGGCCAGGAACAACATCTGTCCGTCGCTCGATCGCGTGATCAGCGAGTATTCGGAATCGCCTCCGTGCTGAATCATGAAGCGCGGATCTTTGAGACCGTCCTTCCCGCCCAGGCGTTCGAGATCGCTCTTCCAGCTCTTCCCATAAGGTGGATTCGAGAGCATGAAATCGAATTCCCTTGAGGGGAAGGCATCGTTGGACAGCGTGGAGTGCTCCGGTCCCCCGACAAGATTGTCCGCCGCTTCCCCTTCGCCTTTCAGCAGGAGATCGGCCTTGGCGATGGCATAGGTTTCGGCATTGATCTCCTGCCCATAGAGGTGCGTGGCCACTTTCTTCTTATGCTCGGCCGCCAGTTGTTGCAGCGTGTCTTCCGCCACCGTCAACATGCCGCCCGTGCCGCAGGCACCGTCGTACAGCAGATACGTCCCTGACTGAATCTTTTCGGCGATCGGCAGGAAGATCAGCTTGGCCATTAATTTCACGGCATCACGCGGTGTCCAGTGTTCGCCGGCTTCTTCGTTGTTTTCTTCGTTGAACCGGCGAACCAGTTCCTCAAAGATCGTCCCCATTGCGTGGTTGTCCAGTCCTGGATGTTTGACCGATCCGTCGTTGTTCTTGACTGGATTCGGGCTCAGATTGATGTCCGGCGACAGGAACTTGCTGATCAATGTACCGAGGGCATCAGCTTTGGAGAGGCGCGGGATCTGATTGCGAAACTCGAAATTGTCCAGGATGTCCTGAACGTTCGGGGAGAATCCATCCAGGTACGCTTCGAAGTCAGCCTTGAGTTGTTGTTGGCTGGATCGGGCGCTGAGATCGCGAAGCGTAAACTTAGACTTGTTGTAAAAATCTTGGCCGGCCGCCTGCCGCAACGCGGGATCTTGGTGAACTACTTTGGCCTTATTAAGCGAGGCCTTCATATCCAGCACTGCTTGCTTGGTCGATTCCAATACCGCGTCCAAGCGACGGAGCACGGTCATCGGCAGGATCACGTCCCGATATTTTCCTCGTACATAGAGATCGCGCAGCACATCGTCGGCGATTCCCCAAATGAAGTTCGCAATCCAGTTCAAATCTCCATTATTCATTCATCACTCCACTAAGGGTCGATGGCGCAGTCAATTACGCCATTGGTGGCGGAAAAGCAATCATTCCGAAGGTGGGTTTGGCTGAAAGGACAGGTTTTTTGACAAAGCGCTCGTACTTCTACTGGACTGGCTGAGAGATTCCAAACATACTCATGGGGTGATCAAGATCCTTTGCTTTCTCACTGATATTGGCTAAGGATATAGGCCGGTTTAGGGCCTCGCCCTTCCGGGATGGAGGGTTCATCGCCTCTCCGGTGATCGGAAAGGGACATGGAGCATCTCCACGTCAGGGAACTGGCGCATCACCTTTGAAGAAGAAGATGGCTATTTGGATTTGTTAGATTTGGAGGACTATCACTGATGGCGCCGAAAGGAATGAAAATCGGGATGAAGCCTGCCCATCCGGGAGGGTTCATCAAGACGGAAATCTTGGACGAGCTCGGTCTGAACGTGACCCAGGCAGCCGGAATCCTTGGCGTACGCCGTGCGACACTCTCCGACCTGGTGAATGAAAAAGCCTCGCTGACGCCGGAAATGGCGCTGCGTTTGGAGAAGGCCTTCCGTCTCAGCATGGACATGCTGCTTCAGATGCAGGCCTGGTACGACAGCACCGAGATGCGTAAGCAAGCCGGGAAAATCAAGATCGAGCCCTTCATCCCGGCCTAGTCTTATCAGTTGCCCATGTGGCTGCAGATCCGACCATTCTTTTCATTGACCAGCTGCAGACGGCTGGATCACCAGCCGATAGGTCACAGACCGACCTTCCTCAACATTTGTCGGATTTTTTCATAGGACACCGAGCGTTCGGCCCGTCGTTCATACCAGCGAGCCACATCAATCAGATCCTCTTTGAGCGCTGGATTGGCAAAGAGGTGTTGCAGAACAACTTCCCGTTGTGATCTGGGCAAAGCTTCAAAGGCAGTGAGGAAGACTTCGGCTGTCGCATTTGCTGGTTCATGAATGGCTACTCTTCCATAAGCGTCGAGGCGTCGTGTCAAAGTTGCCCGTCCCAATTCTGCGTCCACTTAACGGTTTGCCGTGATAGCGAGTCGGAATCCCAAGGCACGCAATAAGGCATCGAGGCTGCGAAACTCGGGGGTACCCCGCTCGGAGAGCATTTTGTACAGGCTCTCGCGATTGAGCTTGGTTTTCTCAGCCAGTCGGGCCACACCGCCTTGAGCCTCCGCTACATTCCTCAGCGCCAACATGAACAGTTCAGGATCTTCCTCCTCTAACGCAGCATTTAAATAGTCTTCGGCTTCGCCTATATCACGCAGGCTGTCGATCAAGTAGGGTTGATAAGCCTTGCTCTTTTTCATAACCGCCGTGGTGCGGATGGCGGGGGTCGAACCCGCACGACCCTTTCGGGTCACAGGATTTTAAGTCCTGTGCGTATGCCTGTTTCGCCACATCCGCATCGGATGGAAGAGGATCCGGAGTGTAGCATTTCAATCATAAGGAAAAAAGACGAGGCCGACATCGGTCTTGAACGTGAGCTCTTGACCTGAAGCTTACAGATCGAGGATGGAGATTATGCGCCGGAATGCGAGCGTGCGTGAAAATTCTGACCGGCAGGAAGGATACGATCGAAAATCGGAATGATTCATTATGAACTTCGCGGTACCGAACCCGAGAGAGCGAGATGTCCTTTCAAACGCAAACAGCCTGTGCCAATTCTGGCATCAGGCCGAGTGCGGTCGGAGATGAACACTGCGCGACGCGTCAGCAACGGGTCGCGCGCCGACATACTATATTAGGCCGCTTCTTTCGTATGAAGGTCCCGCTTCTGGACAATGGCCTTGCTGCGGTCCACGACATCTTTCACTCCGCTCTGCACGGCGCGGCCCCAGCGCGTTGCATTCACCTGCGCCTTCTTGGCATATCGCCCGATATCGCGCCGCGTTTCTGCGCCGGTCTGCGGTGCGAACAGCAGCCCGATCCCCGCTCCGACAACCGCCCCGCCCGCGACCAATGCCGCCATCTTTGCCGCATACTTTCCCTGGTCAGACATGTTGCACCCTCCTTCAGAACGGTTAGTTGAACACTGTTGACGCATCCCTCGACATTCTACGAAGGGCTACAGCATCAACCGTGCCAGGGACTATTTTGCGAGAATCTATGGAAAACTTTTTCCCCGCCCGGCCGGGGGTTAACGCGAGTTAATCTATGGTCTCGTTTTGTTCACACTCCGCGACACAGTCGTGATGGAAACCCAACAGGAAAAGTCTGCCCACAACGGTTTTTCGCTACGGAGACCTTGTCTGCATCGGCCGCCGCATAAACTCATGATGGTTGCTTGCTTTGGCCGTATCCCTCCCCTTATGATCCGCCACAACGCCACATGAGGCATTCATGATACGAATGAACGCAATTCCTTATCCGAACATCGACCCCGTCTTCCTGGACCTCGGAGTGGTACAGCTTCGATGGTACGGGCTCATGTACCTGATCGGGCTCACCATCGCCTATTTTGTGATCCGTCAAAAAACTGCCACGTTGGGTCTGGGGCTAACCAAAGACCAGGTCTATGACATGGTCGTGTGGGCGGCGTTCGGTGTCTTCATCGGCGGGCGCCTCGGCTATACGCTGTTCTATAACCTGTCCTATTACCTCGAACACCCGCTGAAGATTTTTGCAGTCTGGGAAGGAGGCATGTCGTTTCACGGCGGGCTGATCGGCACGATCGTGGCGTTGATTTGGTTCGCCAAGCGGCAGCACATCCCGGTCTATACCGTGGCCGACATGGCCGCCGCCGTCACGCCGATCGGACTCGGACTGGGGCGGATGGGAAACTTCATCAACGGTGAGCTCTTCGGAAGAGCATCCGATGTCCCCTGGTGCATGGTGTTTCCCTACGGGGGTCCGGTCTGCCGGCACCCGTCGCAGCTGTACGAGGCAGCATTGGAAGGCGTGCTGCTGTTCACGGCGCTGTGGCTGATCGGAAGACGGCCGACGCCGCCTGGAACCGTGTTCTGGAGTTTCATCACCGGATACGGCATCTGCCGGATGATCGCCGAGCTCTTCCGCGAGCCGGACGCTCACATCGGGTTTCTGTTCGGGTCGTTCTCGATGGGGCAGATTCTCTCATTCCCCATGATCGTGATCGGCAGCTTCATGCTGGTGCTGGGATACCAACGCCGCACGCTCACGAGTGGACCGGCCGGCGGCAAGGTCACGACGGGCTGAGGGCGCGACGCCTTCAATACGGCATTTCGTCGTCGTCCAAACCGACATGATGGCCCAGCTCGTGAACCACCGTGTCCCGTACTTCCTGCCTGATTTCTTCCGGAGTCCGGCACAACCGTAAAATCGGCCCGCGGTAGATGGAGATGCGTGGCGGTTGCTGTCCTCCGGTTTGGAAAAACGCCGGCTCCGCAAGCGAGACCCCTTGGTAGAGTCCCAGCAGGTCGTCCTCCGATTCGAGTTCCAAATCGCGAAGGACATCTGCGGGCGGCTCTTCCTCGACGACCACCGAGACTTCCTCGATCATCTTGTCGTACGGCGCAGGCAGGTCATCGACGGCCTGCTCGACCAAAGCGGCAAAGGCCTCCTCTGAGACATGATGGCGGCGCCGGGCGCTCACGGTCAGAATCCTTTATAGGTGGGATCCTGGTATGATTTCTTGCTGATGTCGTGCTGCAGTCCGCCTTGCTGACTCCGGAGCGGAGGGGAGTCCCAGATCACCTTGTTGCCGGGAGCGAGATTCGCGGCCTCCATATAATGCTTCCGCGCTTCAGCCGGATTGCCCATTCGATCGAGCGTGACACCCAGATTGTAATGCGCTTCGGCCACCGAGGGATCGAGCACGATCGTGTGACGGTACGCCTGTTCGGCCCCGGACCAGTCGCGCGAGGCGAAGAGCGCATTGCCCTTTTGGAGTTCAGCAGCCACCGCCGGCGTGACGTCCGGTGGCGGCTGCAGTGTGTTCATCGCCTGCGTGGTTTTGGAACAGCCGGCGATGAGAGTGAACAGAACTAGCAGAATTCCGGGAACTGACATGGCATCCTCCTTAAACGTCCACCGTC
This window harbors:
- a CDS encoding SIR2 family protein, with amino-acid sequence MMPEQVQQHIRAQGQILKTRDDPAPIFIRYDATTTEPSKAFKVSPDTPCSWAKADETFGPEKLRPRIEPWLTALVQSEHLSLLLGSGLTHAIHGLATEAELPGMTAVKFDVLSAEITEDAKRVATMAGRNSGNFEDQIRAANELLRGLEIVASTKAGDSHEQEQVEGLRKDLKSALASFANSILKAERSLAATATVKREEAFNYLVSFLMSFASRSGTRDRLNLFTTNYDRYIEAGADVAGLRLIDRFVGTLAPLFRASRLDIDLHYNPPGIRGEPRYLEGVARFTKLHGSVDWVDVERTIRRIGLPFGAEDAAPYLNAPGLNGADAMRFMIYPNAAKDRETASHPYVELFRDFAAGICRPNSTLVCYGYSFGDDHINRVIEDMLTIPSAHLVIIAYGDPLGRIMRTYEKLRRHAQITLLLGDHLGNLAILVEHYLPKPAIDRTTFRMAELLKARWGTQQAQHDTVSEAVPDGGGSVS
- a CDS encoding class I SAM-dependent DNA methyltransferase, giving the protein MNNGDLNWIANFIWGIADDVLRDLYVRGKYRDVILPMTVLRRLDAVLESTKQAVLDMKASLNKAKVVHQDPALRQAAGQDFYNKSKFTLRDLSARSSQQQLKADFEAYLDGFSPNVQDILDNFEFRNQIPRLSKADALGTLISKFLSPDINLSPNPVKNNDGSVKHPGLDNHAMGTIFEELVRRFNEENNEEAGEHWTPRDAVKLMAKLIFLPIAEKIQSGTYLLYDGACGTGGMLTVAEDTLQQLAAEHKKKVATHLYGQEINAETYAIAKADLLLKGEGEAADNLVGGPEHSTLSNDAFPSREFDFMLSNPPYGKSWKSDLERLGGKDGLKDPRFMIQHGGDSEYSLITRSSDGQMLFLANMLSKIKHRTKLGSRIAEVHNGSSLFTGDAGQGESNIRRWIIENDWLEAIVALPLNMFYNTDIATYVWVLTNRKPDHRKGKTQLIDATQWFKPLRKNLGKKNCELSDDDIQRICRTFLDFKETEQSKIFRNEAFGYWKVTVERPLRLKGIDSGKVYSPKEIKALKETGERDEKAQPVIKTIHKKGAKSDPLFGLFEATISGKSVVVEYEPDTELRDTEQIPLLEKGGIEAFIRREVLPHVPDAWYDPESIKIGYEISFTRYFYKPQPLRTLEEIRADILALEKVTEGLLGEIVGGGH
- a CDS encoding HigA family addiction module antitoxin, which translates into the protein MAPKGMKIGMKPAHPGGFIKTEILDELGLNVTQAAGILGVRRATLSDLVNEKASLTPEMALRLEKAFRLSMDMLLQMQAWYDSTEMRKQAGKIKIEPFIPA
- a CDS encoding addiction module antidote protein, with translation MKKSKAYQPYLIDSLRDIGEAEDYLNAALEEEDPELFMLALRNVAEAQGGVARLAEKTKLNRESLYKMLSERGTPEFRSLDALLRALGFRLAITANR
- a CDS encoding YtxH domain-containing protein; the protein is MSDQGKYAAKMAALVAGGAVVGAGIGLLFAPQTGAETRRDIGRYAKKAQVNATRWGRAVQSGVKDVVDRSKAIVQKRDLHTKEAA
- the lgt gene encoding prolipoprotein diacylglyceryl transferase, yielding MPYPNIDPVFLDLGVVQLRWYGLMYLIGLTIAYFVIRQKTATLGLGLTKDQVYDMVVWAAFGVFIGGRLGYTLFYNLSYYLEHPLKIFAVWEGGMSFHGGLIGTIVALIWFAKRQHIPVYTVADMAAAVTPIGLGLGRMGNFINGELFGRASDVPWCMVFPYGGPVCRHPSQLYEAALEGVLLFTALWLIGRRPTPPGTVFWSFITGYGICRMIAELFREPDAHIGFLFGSFSMGQILSFPMIVIGSFMLVLGYQRRTLTSGPAGGKVTTG
- a CDS encoding metallopeptidase family protein, giving the protein MSARRRHHVSEEAFAALVEQAVDDLPAPYDKMIEEVSVVVEEEPPADVLRDLELESEDDLLGLYQGVSLAEPAFFQTGGQQPPRISIYRGPILRLCRTPEEIRQEVRDTVVHELGHHVGLDDDEMPY
- a CDS encoding tetratricopeptide repeat protein gives rise to the protein MSVPGILLVLFTLIAGCSKTTQAMNTLQPPPDVTPAVAAELQKGNALFASRDWSGAEQAYRHTIVLDPSVAEAHYNLGVTLDRMGNPAEARKHYMEAANLAPGNKVIWDSPPLRSQQGGLQHDISKKSYQDPTYKGF